The Dermacentor albipictus isolate Rhodes 1998 colony chromosome 2, USDA_Dalb.pri_finalv2, whole genome shotgun sequence genome has a segment encoding these proteins:
- the LOC135921070 gene encoding uncharacterized protein — protein sequence MSHSPPGMVSESTSKASRLSRPPTESASRSSRASRLFQSVRRSIATEMTTALSEATAARRPFLTAETAVELQEEERSTSTFSWDASLLASSASLFWVMLDVMFKVNPSIATPKLLFHFSLGIFVGSMTLMSGVAEPYGPLAAQSLLFVRSVAMTGAHFARLFSLRFLTVIDAYTVSSLGPVLAVLPECASRQGATVGRVLPLCMAALALCLLGYSKQYRASDPTSARRFAAGCALTLTASVLRAAVSRFNDATWHLPSVVQEFHFSFVSLIASCVLVVFFDNMRALYDDLDMGAMVFLAQVSFAYLFALTKARSLEHHGVVNLFVYVLDACLSLAVSHLVLDEVSGRQSDCAALLVMAAVIIVEACRIGQVHVDSCCHHTWWLVLNLPVLSPPRLLSPGSESRALSAALADVQRR from the exons ATGTCGCACTCGCCGCCCGGGATGGTCTCGGAATCGACGTCGAAGGCGTCGCGGCTGTCCAGGCCTCCCACGGAGTCGGCCTCCCGCAGCTCCAGGGCTTCCCGCCTGTTTCAATCTGTCCGGCGCAGCATCGCCACCGAGATGACGACCGCGTTGTCCGAGGCGACCGCGGCGCGGCGGCCCTTCCTCACCGCGGAGACCGCGGTCGAGCTCCAGGAGGAGGAGCGCAGCACGTCCACCTTCTCCTGGGACGCGTCGCTGCTCGCCTCGAGCGCCTCCCTCTTCTGGGTGATGCTGGACGTGATGTTCAAGGTGAACCCGTCCATCGCGACGCCCAAGCTGCTGTTCCACTTCTCGCTGGGCATCTTCGTCGGGAGCATGACGCTCATGTCGGGCGTCGCCGAGCCCTACGGCCCGCTGGCCGCCCAGTCGCTGCTGTTCGTGCGCAGCGTGGCCATGACCGGCGCGCACTTCGCGCGCCTCTTCTCGCTGCGGTTCCTGACCGTGATCGACGCGTACACCGTGAGCAGCCTGGGGCCCGTGCTGGCGGTGCTGCCGGAGTGCGCCAGCCGCCAGGGGGCCACCGTGGGTCGCGTGCTCCCGCTGTGCATGGCCGCGCTCGCGCTGTGCCTGCTGGGATACTCGAAGCAGTACCGCGCCTCGGACCCCACGTCGGCGCGTCGCTTCGCGGCCGGCTGCGCGCTCACGCTCACGGCCTCGGTGCTGCGCGCCGCGGTGAGCCGCTTCAACGACGCCACGTGGCACCTGCCCAGCGTGGTGCAGGAGTTCCACTTCTCGTTCGTCAGCctcatcgcgtcctgcgtgctgGTCGTGTTCTTCGACAACATGCGCGCCCTGTACGACGACCTCGACATGGGCGCCATGGTGTTCCTGGCGCAG GTGAGCTTCGCGTACCTCTTCGCCCTGACCAAGGCGCGCAGCCTGGAGCACCACGGCGTGGTCAACCTCTTCGTGTACGTCCTGGACGCGTGCCTGTCACTCGCCGTCTCGCACCTGGTGCTCGACGAGGTGTCGGGCCGCCAGAGCGACTGCGCCGCGCTGCTCGTGATGGCGGCCGTCATCATCGTCGAGGCCTGCCGAATCGGCCAGGTGCACGTGGACTCGTGCTGCCACCACACCTGGTGGCTCGTGCTCAACTTGCCCGTCTTGTCGCCCCCGAGGCTGCTGTCCCCGGGGAGCGAGTCGCGTGCACTTTCGGCCGCGCTCGCTGACGTGCAGCGCCGTTAG